In Arthrobacter alpinus, a single window of DNA contains:
- a CDS encoding DEAD/DEAH box helicase, giving the protein MEADSLLQAEDSNEIVEIDGSLSSTEPARHEEKETFASFGVHHEIVSSLTEAGILHPFPIQAMTLPIALTGHDIIGQAKTGTGKTLGFGIPALNRIVAPKDEGFAKLAAPGAPQAMVIVPTRELAVQVAGDLTTASKHRGIRIATIYGGRAYEPQVEALQKGVELIVGTPGRLIDLLKQRHLNVKHVRIVILDEADEMLDLGFLPDVETLIAGTPPVRQTLLFSATMPGPVVAMARRYMTQPTHIRAADPDDEGLTKRDIRQLIYRAHNLDKIEVLARILQAKDRGRSIIFTKTKRTAAKVAEELVDRGFAAAAIHGDLGQGAREQALRAFRNNKVDVLVATDVAARGIDVDDVTHVVNYQCVEDEKIYLHRVGRTGRAGNKGTAVTFVDWDDMPRWALVNKALGLSVPEPIETYSSSPHLYTDLDIPAGTKGRLPRDKRTHAGIDAEVLEDLGETGKRNAPKQDSSRGGDRNANRGGNHTGARHGEKRREESGRDGGSRAASSTGEKREGGRSRRRPSSESAAPAENSAPVAASAEAAAPRARRTRTRRRNGETVAKESGE; this is encoded by the coding sequence ATTGAAGCAGATTCACTCCTGCAGGCAGAAGACAGCAACGAGATCGTTGAAATTGACGGATCCCTCAGCAGCACCGAGCCTGCCCGGCACGAAGAAAAGGAAACGTTCGCCAGCTTTGGCGTGCACCACGAGATCGTTTCCTCCCTGACCGAGGCCGGCATCCTCCACCCCTTCCCGATCCAGGCCATGACCCTGCCCATCGCGTTGACCGGGCACGACATCATTGGCCAGGCCAAGACCGGAACGGGCAAGACGCTCGGTTTCGGCATCCCGGCATTGAACCGCATTGTGGCCCCCAAGGACGAAGGCTTTGCAAAGCTTGCCGCCCCGGGCGCCCCCCAGGCCATGGTGATTGTGCCCACCCGCGAGCTTGCCGTGCAGGTGGCCGGAGATCTCACCACCGCCTCCAAGCACCGCGGCATCCGCATCGCCACAATTTATGGTGGCCGCGCCTACGAGCCCCAGGTCGAGGCCCTGCAAAAGGGTGTCGAACTTATTGTTGGTACGCCCGGCCGCCTGATCGATCTGCTCAAGCAGCGCCACCTGAACGTCAAGCACGTACGCATCGTGATCCTCGACGAGGCCGACGAAATGCTGGATCTGGGCTTCCTGCCCGACGTTGAAACGTTGATTGCCGGCACTCCTCCGGTTCGCCAGACACTGTTGTTCTCGGCCACCATGCCCGGCCCGGTTGTTGCCATGGCACGGCGCTACATGACCCAGCCCACGCACATCCGTGCCGCTGACCCGGACGACGAGGGCTTGACCAAGCGCGACATCCGCCAGCTCATCTACCGTGCCCACAACCTGGACAAGATCGAGGTTTTGGCCCGGATCCTGCAGGCCAAGGACCGTGGCCGTTCCATCATCTTCACCAAGACCAAGCGCACCGCAGCCAAGGTGGCCGAGGAGCTGGTTGACCGCGGATTTGCTGCGGCAGCCATTCACGGCGATCTGGGTCAGGGTGCCCGCGAGCAGGCCCTGCGGGCCTTCCGTAACAACAAGGTTGACGTTCTGGTGGCCACCGACGTTGCCGCTCGCGGCATCGACGTCGATGATGTCACGCACGTGGTCAACTACCAGTGCGTTGAAGACGAGAAGATCTACCTGCACCGCGTGGGCCGTACCGGCCGCGCAGGCAACAAGGGCACGGCCGTGACCTTCGTTGACTGGGATGACATGCCTCGCTGGGCCCTCGTCAACAAGGCACTGGGTTTGAGCGTTCCCGAGCCCATCGAGACGTATTCCTCCTCCCCTCACCTCTACACGGATCTGGATATTCCGGCCGGTACCAAGGGCCGCCTGCCGCGCGACAAGCGCACGCACGCAGGCATTGACGCCGAAGTGCTGGAGGATCTGGGCGAGACCGGTAAGCGCAACGCCCCGAAGCAGGACTCCTCTCGTGGCGGCGACCGCAACGCCAACCGCGGTGGCAACCACACCGGTGCCCGCCACGGTGAGAAGCGCCGCGAGGAGTCCGGCCGTGACGGCGGAAGCCGTGCCGCCAGCAGCACAGGTGAGAAGCGCGAGGGCGGCCGGAGCCGCCGTCGTCCATCATCCGAAAGTGCCGCGCCGGCCGAAAACAGTGCCCCTGTGGCGGCCTCGGCCGAGGCCGCGGCACCGCGTGCACGCCGGACCCGCACCCGCCGCCGCAACGGTGAGACGGTAGCCAAGGAGTCCGGCGAGTAG